TTGGGACGGGCTGTGCCGGCAGCGGGCAAAGCTCTGCGGTCTACTTTTCCATTGGGTGTCAACGGTATTGAAGCAAGTCTGACATATATACCGGGAATCATATAGTCCGGCAAATCCCTGCCTATGTGCTGCATTATTTCAGAAACAGTTATTTCCTCAGATGAAACGTAGTAGCAGATAAGCTGTTTGTTTGAGAACTCATCCTCTTGTGCTATTACAACACACTCATTAATCAGATTATATTTTAATATGCATTTTTCAATTTCGTCTAATTCAATTCTGTAACCCCTGATTTTTACCTGATTATCTATTCTGCCCATAAAAGCAATGCTTCCGTCAGGCATCCACTTTGCAAGATCCCCCGTTTTGTACAGTCTTTTTCCGGGAACCAGTTCACTTGAAACAAACTTCTCTTTTGTCAACTCGGATCTGTTCAGATACCCTCTTGCCAGGCTGTCTCCACCAATACAAACCTCTCCGGCAACACCTATTGGCTGAAGGTTATCTCCATTCATAATTAGTATTTGCGTATTTGCAATGGGTCCTCCGATACTTACACAGGAATTCTTCGTCAAATCCTTTATAGCTGACCACACCGTGGTTTCTGTAGGCCCGTACATATTATATATTTTACCTTTGTATACTTTCCTCAACTCACGGAGTAATGTTTCTGGAAACGCTTCACCACCGATCATGACTTGTTTTACACTATTAAAACAGCTAAGATTTTTGAGCTCATTCATTAGTATCTGAAGTGTGGAGGGTGTCATCTGCAGCATATCTATGTTTTTACCGGTAATCAAACCTCTTAACATTCTCGGATCCTTCTGATGATCTTCATCCGCAATCACTACCTTTAATCCATGGCACAGCGGTAACAGGGTTTCCAAAACAAAAATATCAAAGGATATGGTAGTCAGAGCCAGAATGGAACTTCCTTTTTCAATTCTTATCTTATCTGTTACTCCCGTCATAAAGTTGCAAACTGCATCATGACTTATCATAACTCCCTTGGGTTTTCCTGTTGAACCTGATGTATACAGTACATATGCTAAATCCTTTGGATTATTTATGTTTGGCAGATTTTCTCCGCTTTTTTGATTTATGCTCCCATGAGCAAGGTCTATAACTTCCCCGTGAAAACTGATTCCTGAATTGAGATTACTATTTGCAAGCAGGATATGTGCGTTACTATCCTCCAAAATAAATCTTAAACGCTCTTCAGGATATTCAGGGTCTAGAGGAAGGTAAGCGGCGCCTGATTTAAGAACACCCAGTATTGCAGCAAGCATTTCTAATGACCTTGATACCAGTATTGCAACAAGGCTGTCTCTTTGGACACCTCTGTCTCTTAGAACTTCTGCAATTCTATTTGCTCTGGTGTTTAAATCCATGTACGTTATTTCTTCACTATTGCAAATGGCTGCGATAAAGTCTGGATTTTGTATAACCTGTTCTTCAAATAGTTCATGAATCGTTTTGTTTTTTGGATAATCTGCTTTCGTATTATTAAACTCATACAGAATCTGTCTCTTTTCAGTGTCACTTAATAAACTTACTTCCGTGATGGGTGTATCAAGGTTTAAGGTTAATGCCTTAATAATATTTTTAAGATGTTCAGCCATCCTCACAATCGTTTCTTTTCTAAACAACCTTGTACAGTATTCCATAATGAAAATAAGCTTTCCGTCGTCCTCCTTAACTTCAACCGTAATATCGAATTTAGATGTTCGGTTATCCATTCCGTAGGGCATAATTGACAGTCCATCAACAACCCTCTCGGATATATTCATATTCTGCATGGTGAACATGGTATCAAACAAAGGATTCCTGCTTAAGTCCCTATTTAAATTCAATTTATTTATGAGTACGTCGAATTGATATAATTGATTTTCGTACACCTGTATTGTATTTTCTTTTACATCGCTCAGGAACATCCCCAACGTCTTATTTCCGTCTACGTTATTTCTCATGGCAATAGTATTTGCGAACATGCCTACCACATTTTCCAATTCAGTTTGTACTCTACCTGCAATCGGTGAACCTACTATAATATCGGACTGACCCGAATATTTTGACAAAAGAATATTGTATGCAGAAAGCAGTAGCATAAACAAGGTTGTACCGGTTTTATTTGCTGTTTTCTTTAACAACTGTAAAAGTTCACCATCAAGCTCAAAGCTTAAAGTGTCTCCTTCAAAGCTTTGTGTAGAAGGCCTGGTATAATCAGTAGGAAGGTTAAGCAGGGGCAATTCACCCTTAAAGTAATCCAGCCAGAACTCTTCTTGTTTTTTTATAATATCTGTTTTTAACAGTTCATTCTGCCATGTTGAAAATTCCTTGTACTGTACTTTTAGCTCACGTAATTCCTTTCCACAATATGCGTCAATAAACTCATTTACCAATATTCCTATTGATGTGGCATCTGATATAATGTGATGAATATCATATAACAAAATATGCTTGTCAAGATCAATTTTAATCAGAGCTACCCTCAGCAGAGGAGCTTTGGATAAATCAAAGGGTTTTACAAACTCTTTAAATATTTCTATTATCTCGTCTGTGCTCTCCTTCGTTCCAGGTACTTTTTCCACTTCAAGGAAGGTTACCTTTAAGTCAATTTTATCCTTAACTATCTGAACTAATTCTCCATTGACAATACTAAAAGCCGTTCTTAGTGATTCATGCCTCTGAACCAGTTTATTAAAGGCCCTTTCAACCTTCTCTCTGTCCAGTACTCCATTGATTATTGCCGCACCGGGAATATTGTATGTAGTCTTTGCATCTTCAATCTGATTAAGTATAAACAAACGTTTTTGAGCAGAAGATGCCGGGTAGTTTTCTTTTTTGCCAACGGGCTTTATGGGTTTGTAGTTTTCTTTGACAGAGTCCGTAATAAGTTTTGCCAGTTCACGAATTGTAGGGTAGCTGAATACTTCTCCGAGTTTGACTTCAACCTGGAATGCTTTATGTATCCTGGATACTAGTGAAGTAGCTTTTAATGAATGTCCTCCCAACTCGAAGAAATTTTCATTCACACCTATTTTTCCTATTTCGAGAATCTCACTCCAAATCTCAGTCATTCTTTCCTCTACTTGGTTTGTGGGAGGTTCATATGCTGCTTCTTCCTTCACATCAACATTTTTGATAGACAGGGCTTTCCTGTCAACTTTTCCGTTTGGTGTATGAGGAATACTTTCCACAGGGTAAAGCAGTGAAGGGATCATGTATTCCGGAAGTTTACTCTTTAACATCAACTTAAACTGCTTGTTTTCTATGACCTCTTCATTCTCAGGTACATAAAATACAACTATGGTATTTTCCTGATTTGGTTTTTCCAGAACTATTGCTGCACATTCCCTGATACCCTTCAAGCCACCAACTACAGATTCAATCTCTGTCAGTTCTATACGCATACCACGAATTTTGACCTGGGTATCTTTCCTTCCAAGGTGTTCTATGGTACCACTTGGTAATAATCTGGCAAGATCCCCGCTTTTGTAGGCAATAACCTCTCCCGTTTCGGGATTCCTTTCAAATTGATGGTTTGTCTTTTCATCCAAATTCCAATACCCTTGTGACAGATAGTGACTGTGATAAACCAACTCTCCGCACTCATATATACCCGCAGCCTTATTATCGTCATTTAGCAGTTGTATGCTGACTCCTTCCAATTCATAGCCTATAGGCACAGTCCGCGTATTCACCTGGGTATTTTTATCTACCAGATAGAAGGTCGCAACTAGTATTTCCGAGGCACCGAACAAATTTACAAATATACAGTCGTCGCTGAAAAGTAATTTATATTCCTCAATATCACTACTATATACAACTTCACCGCCCAAAATAATTAGCCGTGTATCAGAAATACGTTTTGTTTTGTCAATGGATTTAATAAAATACCTGTAAATCGAAGGGACTGTGTGGAGTATTGATATACTGTTTTCCTCAATCCAATTTGACATATTTTCAATACTACCCTTGTTTTTAAGATCGTATGGGTATATTCCTGCACCATTGAGAAGTGCACTGAAAATATCAATAGCTGCGACTGTATGACTATATGATGTTGTTAGTCCTAGCCTGTCAGCATGGCTAATTAAAAGCTCTTCTGCATAGTTCCCCACAAGTTCCATTATGTTTTTGTGGCTTTGCATTACTCCTTTTGGTTTTCCGGTAGTACCTGACGTATATAATATGTAAGCAGTCTGCTCTGGTTCAATAGCTATTTTCGGATTATTTGCAGGAGAAATTAAATCTACTTTATCAATATTGATAAGATAAACTTTCCTGTTCAAAATATGAACTAATTCCTCTGCATATTTCAGGTTTTTATCATTTGTTACAAGAATTTCGGCCCCTGAATCTTTAAATATATCAACCAGTCTCTCCTCCGGGTATGCAGGATCAAGTGGTACATAACTCCTTCCTGTCTTCAGAACTCCAAGTATACCGATAATCATATCAGCACCGTGTTCAAATAATAATGTTACCCGGTCATTACTTTTAGATTTTTTAAGGATAATATTGGCAATATTATTTGCACTATCATTCAATTCTCCATATGTAACAAGCCTGTCATGAGTCTTTACCGCTGTACTTTCCCTGTGCTCCTCTACTTGCTTTTCGATACTCTCTACTAGAGTTTTGTGTTCTTTTATTGTGCCGCTTTTCTCAGGCCCATTATTCTTCAGGACTATGGGATTCCTTTTATTTACTATGGATTCCCTGCTAAATATATAATAGTCCCTTATTAATTTCTCAGGCTCATCTGCAATAATACCCAGTAGCTTGACATACTCTCCCATAATATATTCTATAGTTGAGCTTTTAAAAAGGCTGGTTCTGTAATTGCAATAAAATTTCAACCTTTCATCTGTTTCACTTGCATATAATACAATATCAAACTTGGCTACATTGTTCTTTACCTCATAGGGATACAGATTAAAATCTGTTTCGTCCGACATGTAATTATTATCGGAATCATTCATGTTGTAAAAATTCAGTACAGTATCAAACAGGGGATTCCTGCTCAGATCTCTCTTTATTCCAAGCATATCCAACAGCAATTCAAACTGAAAGTCCTGGTATTCAAAGGCTTCTAATGAATTTTTCCTTACTTCCTGAAGAAAATCCATGAATGTTCTGTTTTTTCCGGGGTTACTTCTGAGTGCAATAGTATTTATAAACATCCCCACTGTATTCTGTATATCTGCATGTTTTCTTCCTGCCGAAGGAACACCGACTATGATATCATCCTGCCCGGTTAGTTTTGAAAGAAGTACGTTATATGAAGACAGCAGAATCATAAACATGGTTGTGTTGCTTTCCGATGCTAAGTTTCTGATTTTTGATGTTGTAAATTCATCGATTTCAAATTCATATACTTCACCCTTAAAGTCCATTATAGGTGGTCTGGGATAGTCTATGGGCAGATTCAGCACAGGTATCTCACCCTTAAAGGTTTCAAGCCAGTAGCTTTCCTGACCTTTCATTATTTCTGACTTAAGGAGCTTGTTCTGCCATACAGAAAAGTCCTTATATTGAATTTTTACAGGAGGAAGATCCTTACCTTTATAAAGTGCAAACAAATCTTTCAGAAGAATATTAACGGATGTACCGTCAGATATTATATGATGCATATCCATTATCACAACATGCCTTTTTTCCTCCAAGGGTATCAAACCTATCCTTATAAGTAGAGCTTTACTAAGATCAAAGGGACGTATGAAACCTGTTATCTTGTTGTCCAAGTCCTCTGATTCAACATCATTATTCTTAATTATTTCAAGACCAAATTCAACGTCCTTGTGAACCAGCTGGCACGGCTCCCCATTTACAACCTCGAAGGAAGTCCTTAATATTTCGTGCCTTTGTAATAGTTCCTTTGCAGCACTTTCGAGCTTTCCAATATCCAAGTTTCCTTCTATTAAAACTGCTCCGTATATATTGTAGCTGGTTTGGGTATCTTCAATCTGATTGAGTATGAACATTCTTCTCTGGGCTTGAGACATTGGATAATATTCTCGTTCCGGCTGAACCTCTATTACATCATATACTGCTTTATTTTCTTTCTGGTTTATATAATTTGCTAATTGTCTTATTGTAGACATGGTGAAAATATTGGTAAGTGATACTTCTGTATTAAACTCCTTATTTATTCGTAAGGACAGTATCATTGCACTTAGTGAATTACCACCAAGATCAAAAAAGTTCTCAGTTACACCTAAAATATCTGTATTTAGTATTTCCTTGAATATATCCGCTAATCTCTCTTCTAGCTCATTTTGTGGTTTCTGTCGTTCGGTTTCCGTCAGAGAAATTCTGTCAGGCTCCGGTAAGGCCTTTCGATTAATTTTGCCGTTAGGGGTCAGAGGCATCTTTTCTATTTGTACAAAACGGGACGGAATCATATAACCAGGTAATGATTTTTGCAAGTAATCTCTTAATTCAGTTATGGATAGTCCGGTATCTGAAACAATATAAGCACATATATATTTTCCGCCTGTACTATCCTCCTTGGCAATAGCAACTGCCTCCCTGATTGCAGGATG
This genomic stretch from Ruminiclostridium cellulolyticum H10 harbors:
- a CDS encoding non-ribosomal peptide synthetase — its product is MKTYDNILLSSKKYREQRDFWCKQLSDIELTRMIELDFNASTERELNKKLYFTVQSDITDRIIKIGKGSEMSIFIILLTAFEVFLYKYSGKNSLHVLSPVYKGSSKDLFFNDEIIIHNLVNRNQSYKELLKKTKEDVVAAYENQEYPLEKILSELGIEKNVYDILFLSQNLHNKTVRDKKHNLIISYRHSEIGIDFTLEYSDTIYNECTVKRIYNYFMTTLEECLKNPDQRIGLFSILNKEEKDTLLNAFNNTDYKFENKKTIIDMFEEQAAIRPEDTAVVCSEKSLTYKQLNVQANKAAQMLIEKGLKKGDIVGLISGRSADTIIGIMGILKAGCAYLPIDPSYPVKRIEYMLTDSDAKAVLVQNTHSHELEYNGIIIDLNSKAFNNSSCDNPLISRGADDLAYVIYTSGSTGEPKGVMITLENVVNLVNGLELNIYRKYIGRLKVAIVAPFVFDASVQQIFTSLLFGHSLYIVPDDVRSDGKKLEGFYIENKIDISDGTPNHLAGLALNASSDIKNMKVKHFIIGGEALHYTTVEKFYSRFEGNTPEITNVYGPTECCVDSTFYTLNPSDLAGSKIIPIGKPMPNVQVYILGENQELIPRGCIGEVYISGTGVGVGYLSREQMTSERFIPNPFNVDKKMYKTGDLGRWLPDGNIEFIGRKDGQVKIRGYRIELGEIEAQLQKHENIREAVVTDRKEDSENKVLCAYFTANEKLGVTQLREHLSDKIPEYMIPTYFVQIEKMPLTINGKLDKNALPNPKDTLKKRTEYIEPRNNTEQSLVPIWQDVFQIEKLGIKDDFYELGGHSLKAITLSSRIFKDLNVEVPISILLSTPNIEGIAKYIDSKSKALYINLKPVEERDYYCLSSAQKRFFILNQFDEVNTSYNMPAAFIIEGDLDISHMEKIFSELINRHDAFRTVFEFNGQVPVQRITASAEFKIEQIQPDYNLLKAIGSFIKPFDLAKAPLFRVGLIRLADSKHLMLIDMHHIIADGLSINIIIKEFLQLYEGKELPELKFQYKDFSEWQNKLFESGEILKQEKYWINKFSGEIPVLNLPTDFPRPSVKSYEGDKVEFNIDNNIKRKLELMAEGTKATFFMVLLTAYNVLLSKYSGQEDIIIGTPVSGRTYSDLENIVGVFVNTLAIRNTIDSESTFREFLERVKESCLEAYDNQDYQFEELVDNLNLHRDTSRNPVFDTMFSFNNDIEEIELENLKLFPYDISNGQTKFDLSLNAFDDGQVIHFSLEYCTKLFKRETAEKITRHFTKILDQVVLNPEIRLSDIDILTTEEKRHLLFDLNSTKREYPFYSGIHQLFEEQVQKTPHNIALIFEGKQLTYHELNEKSNRIAWYLIEKGVREDSVVGIMVERSMELVIGIMAILKAGGAYLPIDPDYPKERIDFLINNSNTSMLLTGKKISEDMYLENTETIAVREVLDNNNLPVTNLNLEYNPERLMYVIYTSGSTGNPKGVMVKSHSFVNLLNWFVREFDIGEKDCNLIIAPASFDLAQKNFFSTLVTGGCLCIFSPGLYDYERMSEVINKEHVTMINCTPSAFYPLIDFNADSGFLRLQSLSRVFLGGEPINMGKLLPWRKSMAYSADIVNTYGPTECTDIASFYRIDNNIIEQETAVPIGKPIDNVQIYILDKNQKLVPQGMVGELCIGGIGLTRGYYNDPGLTKERFIECEGISGRKVYRTGDLAKWTQEGNIEFLGRVDNQVKIRGYRIEMGEIEASILSHPAIREAVAIAKEDSTGGKYICAYIVSDTGLSITELRDYLQKSLPGYMIPSRFVQIEKMPLTPNGKINRKALPEPDRISLTETERQKPQNELEERLADIFKEILNTDILGVTENFFDLGGNSLSAMILSLRINKEFNTEVSLTNIFTMSTIRQLANYINQKENKAVYDVIEVQPEREYYPMSQAQRRMFILNQIEDTQTSYNIYGAVLIEGNLDIGKLESAAKELLQRHEILRTSFEVVNGEPCQLVHKDVEFGLEIIKNNDVESEDLDNKITGFIRPFDLSKALLIRIGLIPLEEKRHVVIMDMHHIISDGTSVNILLKDLFALYKGKDLPPVKIQYKDFSVWQNKLLKSEIMKGQESYWLETFKGEIPVLNLPIDYPRPPIMDFKGEVYEFEIDEFTTSKIRNLASESNTTMFMILLSSYNVLLSKLTGQDDIIVGVPSAGRKHADIQNTVGMFINTIALRSNPGKNRTFMDFLQEVRKNSLEAFEYQDFQFELLLDMLGIKRDLSRNPLFDTVLNFYNMNDSDNNYMSDETDFNLYPYEVKNNVAKFDIVLYASETDERLKFYCNYRTSLFKSSTIEYIMGEYVKLLGIIADEPEKLIRDYYIFSRESIVNKRNPIVLKNNGPEKSGTIKEHKTLVESIEKQVEEHRESTAVKTHDRLVTYGELNDSANNIANIILKKSKSNDRVTLLFEHGADMIIGILGVLKTGRSYVPLDPAYPEERLVDIFKDSGAEILVTNDKNLKYAEELVHILNRKVYLINIDKVDLISPANNPKIAIEPEQTAYILYTSGTTGKPKGVMQSHKNIMELVGNYAEELLISHADRLGLTTSYSHTVAAIDIFSALLNGAGIYPYDLKNKGSIENMSNWIEENSISILHTVPSIYRYFIKSIDKTKRISDTRLIILGGEVVYSSDIEEYKLLFSDDCIFVNLFGASEILVATFYLVDKNTQVNTRTVPIGYELEGVSIQLLNDDNKAAGIYECGELVYHSHYLSQGYWNLDEKTNHQFERNPETGEVIAYKSGDLARLLPSGTIEHLGRKDTQVKIRGMRIELTEIESVVGGLKGIRECAAIVLEKPNQENTIVVFYVPENEEVIENKQFKLMLKSKLPEYMIPSLLYPVESIPHTPNGKVDRKALSIKNVDVKEEAAYEPPTNQVEERMTEIWSEILEIGKIGVNENFFELGGHSLKATSLVSRIHKAFQVEVKLGEVFSYPTIRELAKLITDSVKENYKPIKPVGKKENYPASSAQKRLFILNQIEDAKTTYNIPGAAIINGVLDREKVERAFNKLVQRHESLRTAFSIVNGELVQIVKDKIDLKVTFLEVEKVPGTKESTDEIIEIFKEFVKPFDLSKAPLLRVALIKIDLDKHILLYDIHHIISDATSIGILVNEFIDAYCGKELRELKVQYKEFSTWQNELLKTDIIKKQEEFWLDYFKGELPLLNLPTDYTRPSTQSFEGDTLSFELDGELLQLLKKTANKTGTTLFMLLLSAYNILLSKYSGQSDIIVGSPIAGRVQTELENVVGMFANTIAMRNNVDGNKTLGMFLSDVKENTIQVYENQLYQFDVLINKLNLNRDLSRNPLFDTMFTMQNMNISERVVDGLSIMPYGMDNRTSKFDITVEVKEDDGKLIFIMEYCTRLFRKETIVRMAEHLKNIIKALTLNLDTPITEVSLLSDTEKRQILYEFNNTKADYPKNKTIHELFEEQVIQNPDFIAAICNSEEITYMDLNTRANRIAEVLRDRGVQRDSLVAILVSRSLEMLAAILGVLKSGAAYLPLDPEYPEERLRFILEDSNAHILLANSNLNSGISFHGEVIDLAHGSINQKSGENLPNINNPKDLAYVLYTSGSTGKPKGVMISHDAVCNFMTGVTDKIRIEKGSSILALTTISFDIFVLETLLPLCHGLKVVIADEDHQKDPRMLRGLITGKNIDMLQMTPSTLQILMNELKNLSCFNSVKQVMIGGEAFPETLLRELRKVYKGKIYNMYGPTETTVWSAIKDLTKNSCVSIGGPIANTQILIMNGDNLQPIGVAGEVCIGGDSLARGYLNRSELTKEKFVSSELVPGKRLYKTGDLAKWMPDGSIAFMGRIDNQVKIRGYRIELDEIEKCILKYNLINECVVIAQEDEFSNKQLICYYVSSEEITVSEIMQHIGRDLPDYMIPGIYVRLASIPLTPNGKVDRRALPAAGTARPNIDSEYKEANSEIEKKIAEIWKSILKCDQIGINDSFFQLGGNSILLVRMHEELEKHYPGKINVSKLFIHNTIAKLSEFISQDDKKAVNKLELEATRLPQDYFTGSMHEQYENKAFKYSFTSDLSNKITNFSLDSGQGLKEILLALYFYLLYQVSEEERIVVHTITDNENRILPLGMNIGEVDELDSLFTLVSDLCEDTQNSYDTDMLKTVAPNKEKDTATMLFSSENSRGMADCRIYDIIINPEIDKNVISLTTEYNAARIEKHKIEELIGKYINLINIVFERMI